From one bacterium HR17 genomic stretch:
- the stkP_2 gene encoding Serine/threonine-protein kinase StkP — protein MTIPTQFCPECGADCATTVHHCPHCGEPLPAPFQRLLGRGTVLANRYRIERLLGCGGFGAVYLATDTRFQQRQVAIKENHDPAVLNAFLKEAELLATLQHPHLPRVSDFFTEQPLAIPQPRAYMVMDYIAGEELWERIQRQGRLSFSELLPLLVGVFDALDYLHSHSPPIVHRDIKPQNIRIAPDGRAFLVDFGVAKLGTGMTTTGARAVTPGFAPPEQYRMAGETDERSDQYALAATIYCALTGQIPPEATVREHALVSGRPDPLTPPEQFVPNLPRFASRALLKALSVDKHERFASIRAFRQALFPPPLTPLTRRQLLGAVAATSLGLGVSALSGYKIWQWTRPLWLAAELHGHRAGVTSVVFSRDGGKLFSASHDHTVRVWRWQRGKSERLLTGHTDSVRGLALWGQYQILSASWDGTVRAWNWRNGALVALWRPHLGRLSAVTTDPNEQWAVAGGEGGLWALHAEGQQGRRYAFPPIRALSFHPNGALLAVGDEEGTVWLWDIARHRTIARWRAHTGAVTALAFHPSGQWVLSGGEDATLVVWDLVTRAVIRRLAGWHQREIRAVTFRPDGLVAVSCSMDDRLRVWRLPDWRVAVVQDGGRNWALALAFDPSGTWLAAASKDERVKVWRLRL, from the coding sequence ATGACGATACCGACCCAGTTTTGCCCAGAATGTGGTGCGGACTGTGCGACGACGGTGCACCACTGCCCGCACTGCGGTGAACCTTTGCCGGCACCGTTTCAACGGTTGTTAGGGCGGGGCACGGTGTTGGCGAACCGCTATCGCATTGAACGCTTGTTAGGCTGTGGCGGGTTCGGTGCGGTCTATTTGGCAACAGACACGCGGTTTCAACAGCGCCAGGTGGCGATCAAAGAGAACCACGACCCCGCCGTTTTGAACGCTTTTTTGAAGGAAGCAGAACTGTTAGCCACACTGCAACACCCGCATTTGCCTCGCGTCAGCGACTTTTTCACCGAGCAGCCGCTGGCTATCCCACAGCCCCGCGCCTATATGGTCATGGACTACATCGCCGGCGAAGAACTGTGGGAACGTATCCAACGGCAAGGGCGGCTGAGTTTCAGTGAATTGTTGCCTTTGTTGGTGGGCGTTTTTGACGCATTGGATTACTTGCACAGCCATTCCCCACCCATCGTGCACCGGGACATCAAACCGCAGAACATCCGCATCGCGCCGGACGGACGGGCATTTTTGGTGGACTTCGGCGTTGCTAAACTGGGAACAGGTATGACGACGACGGGTGCCCGCGCAGTCACACCGGGCTTTGCCCCCCCTGAACAGTATCGGATGGCAGGGGAAACGGACGAACGCAGCGACCAATACGCCTTGGCGGCGACCATCTACTGCGCACTGACCGGACAAATCCCGCCGGAAGCGACGGTGCGCGAACACGCACTCGTTAGCGGTCGTCCCGACCCGTTGACGCCGCCTGAGCAGTTTGTTCCGAATCTGCCCCGCTTTGCCAGCAGAGCGCTCCTTAAAGCCCTCAGCGTGGACAAACACGAACGGTTTGCCTCCATCCGTGCATTTCGCCAGGCTCTTTTCCCCCCTCCTTTGACACCCTTGACACGGCGTCAACTGTTGGGTGCGGTTGCCGCGACCAGCCTTGGACTCGGTGTTAGCGCCCTAAGCGGTTACAAGATTTGGCAATGGACGCGCCCACTGTGGCTCGCCGCCGAATTACACGGTCATCGGGCAGGCGTGACCAGCGTGGTGTTTTCGCGCGACGGTGGCAAGTTGTTCTCTGCCAGCCACGATCACACGGTGCGTGTTTGGCGTTGGCAACGAGGCAAGAGCGAGCGCCTTTTAACGGGGCACACGGATTCCGTGCGTGGGTTGGCGCTGTGGGGGCAATACCAAATCCTTTCCGCCAGTTGGGACGGCACGGTGCGGGCATGGAACTGGCGCAACGGCGCCCTTGTCGCCCTTTGGCGCCCCCATCTGGGGCGACTGTCCGCTGTCACCACCGACCCCAACGAGCAATGGGCGGTCGCCGGTGGTGAAGGTGGTCTTTGGGCGTTGCACGCGGAAGGACAACAAGGGCGCCGCTACGCCTTTCCGCCCATCCGCGCCTTGTCGTTCCATCCCAACGGGGCTCTGCTTGCTGTCGGGGACGAGGAGGGAACGGTGTGGTTGTGGGATATTGCCCGTCACCGCACCATCGCCCGATGGCGCGCTCACACCGGTGCCGTCACCGCTTTAGCCTTTCACCCGTCAGGGCAATGGGTGCTATCTGGCGGTGAAGACGCCACATTGGTCGTCTGGGATCTTGTGACCCGCGCAGTCATCCGTCGCCTTGCCGGATGGCATCAGCGTGAAATCCGGGCTGTCACATTTCGCCCCGACGGTCTCGTCGCTGTCTCTTGCAGCATGGACGACCGCTTGCGGGTGTGGCGACTTCCGGATTGGCGCGTCGCGGTGGTGCAAGACGGCGGGCGCAATTGGGCGTTGGCGCTGGCATTTGACCCCAGCGGCACTTGGTTAGCCGCCGCCAGCAAAGACGAACGGGTGAAAGTATGGCGGCTGCGCCTTTGA
- the bepA_3 gene encoding Beta-barrel assembly-enhancing protease translates to MRNYLVAVCLLLPIAIGWGRQAVPSDVTPEERRLGEEAVKEFEAKVKPVADHPALPQLRAIVSRLVPVTERPKMAYTIKVVDDPEPNAFTFPGGFMYVTTGLLKLAQSEHELAAVLAHEIAHNTRLHALRMARKESQLSLPVLLSMLAAVFARGEATAQAAQIVSGVVQVMLLGYSRDMEREADEAAFRYLRQAGYNPVGLLTFFEKLAQLERRTTPPQFLPGYWTTHPAVEERIGAIKGWLQAAGLPINRRPVTGALKVEAQEMEVNGQKVGVLLLSGEELCRFAAAEGKTGLARAQEAARRLDAALDDGAQPFAFRLTVAKQRLTVAVNRQVLWELSDDDARLNRRSLDDLAKHIQQALTRAFLRGRLEGQI, encoded by the coding sequence ATGCGAAATTATTTGGTTGCCGTTTGTTTGCTGCTGCCCATAGCGATAGGTTGGGGACGGCAAGCGGTGCCCTCGGATGTCACGCCAGAGGAGAGGCGGTTGGGCGAAGAAGCGGTTAAAGAGTTTGAGGCAAAAGTTAAGCCCGTTGCGGACCATCCGGCACTGCCTCAACTGCGGGCGATCGTCTCCCGGTTGGTGCCAGTGACGGAGCGCCCCAAGATGGCTTACACGATCAAAGTCGTGGACGACCCTGAACCAAATGCTTTCACTTTTCCCGGCGGGTTCATGTATGTGACGACGGGATTGCTCAAGTTGGCACAGAGCGAGCATGAGTTAGCGGCGGTGCTGGCGCATGAAATTGCTCACAACACACGCCTGCACGCGTTACGGATGGCGCGGAAAGAAAGCCAACTTTCGTTGCCTGTTTTGCTGTCCATGTTGGCGGCGGTGTTCGCGCGGGGCGAAGCGACCGCGCAAGCGGCACAAATCGTGTCTGGTGTGGTGCAGGTGATGTTGCTAGGCTACTCCCGCGATATGGAGCGTGAGGCGGACGAAGCCGCGTTCCGTTACCTGCGCCAAGCCGGCTACAACCCGGTCGGGTTGTTGACCTTTTTTGAGAAGTTAGCGCAGTTGGAACGGCGGACGACGCCCCCGCAATTTCTGCCCGGCTACTGGACGACACACCCAGCGGTGGAAGAACGCATCGGGGCGATCAAAGGGTGGTTGCAAGCGGCAGGCTTGCCGATCAACCGTCGTCCCGTCACCGGCGCCCTCAAAGTGGAAGCGCAGGAAATGGAAGTGAACGGACAAAAAGTCGGTGTGTTGCTGCTGAGCGGTGAAGAGTTGTGCCGTTTCGCTGCCGCTGAAGGTAAAACCGGGCTGGCACGGGCGCAAGAAGCGGCGCGGCGCCTTGACGCTGCGTTGGATGACGGGGCACAACCCTTTGCGTTTCGTTTGACCGTCGCCAAACAACGATTGACCGTTGCCGTAAACCGCCAAGTGCTGTGGGAGTTGTCGGACGACGACGCCCGCCTCAACCGACGATCGCTGGACGACCTTGCCAAACACATTCAACAGGCACTTACACGCGCCTTTTTGCGGGGGCGATTAGAAGGGCAGATTTGA
- the cysH gene encoding Thioredoxin-dependent 5'-adenylylsulfate reductase, whose protein sequence is MVEQVQQRVVFDDLEIGEIAVELDDKEPQDVIAWALETFGDRIAVVTALQAEGMVVLDMAYRLKPDIRVITVDTGRLPQETYEFLDRVREHYPDARFEVLFPDYREVEVMVRKHGVNLFYKAVPLRLLCCHIRKVRPLLRALQNLDAWFTGLRREQWASRANIKKVELDHDHGGIVKVNALADWTKEEVWDYIRANNVPYHPLYDKGYTSIGCAPCTRSIQPGEDDRAGRWWWETNAPKECGIHCPIETGGFEHEVHAILGEAHGHLEEK, encoded by the coding sequence ATGGTTGAGCAGGTGCAGCAGCGGGTCGTTTTTGACGACTTGGAGATCGGTGAAATCGCCGTTGAACTGGACGACAAGGAACCGCAGGATGTGATCGCGTGGGCGCTGGAGACTTTCGGCGACCGCATCGCGGTCGTGACGGCGTTGCAGGCGGAAGGCATGGTCGTCTTGGATATGGCATATCGGCTCAAGCCCGACATCAGGGTCATCACCGTTGACACTGGGCGGTTGCCGCAAGAGACCTACGAGTTCCTTGACCGCGTGCGAGAGCACTACCCTGACGCTCGCTTTGAGGTGCTGTTTCCCGACTACCGTGAAGTGGAGGTCATGGTGCGCAAGCATGGCGTTAACTTGTTTTACAAAGCGGTGCCGTTGCGGCTGCTTTGCTGCCACATCCGTAAGGTGCGTCCGTTGTTGCGGGCGCTGCAAAACTTGGACGCGTGGTTCACGGGCTTGCGCCGGGAGCAATGGGCATCGCGGGCGAACATCAAGAAAGTGGAACTGGACCACGACCACGGCGGCATCGTGAAGGTCAACGCGTTAGCAGACTGGACGAAAGAAGAGGTCTGGGACTACATTCGCGCCAACAATGTGCCCTACCATCCCCTCTACGACAAGGGCTACACCAGTATCGGTTGCGCTCCGTGCACCCGTTCCATCCAGCCGGGCGAAGACGACCGTGCGGGGCGATGGTGGTGGGAAACGAACGCGCCCAAAGAATGCGGCATCCACTGCCCCATTGAAACGGGCGGTTTTGAGCACGAAGTCCACGCCATCTTAGGCGAAGCGCATGGGCACCTTGAGGAAAAGTGA